A single genomic interval of Oncorhynchus tshawytscha isolate Ot180627B linkage group LG15, Otsh_v2.0, whole genome shotgun sequence harbors:
- the LOC112215040 gene encoding ataxin-7-like protein 1 has product MCVVASSESGEDAMSGPGREGNTRQSQLLFFLLLLSLLPQTLPDPPSSPQGVSGKAGERPRANHPLLHHNTPQPGSLSPGQTTLLYPLTLPLNHRRPSPSPLDRKQQNGTKTPRPHRRLSGRVFDPNKHCGVQDPESKRSCTRSLTCKTHSLIHRRAVPGRQKEFDILLAEHKGRAKEKDKEGAKEKDKAGGQRRESQGGSQSTRANDTTPSTLPPHCHNGRTVSTLKLRLANAHRPRVPGSGGAAVLSSTPVPPGSTQDPPVPVWQRAGGDRDGRLSSDEGDPGTPDGPDRDDDRPSCHYSPHHPRPLGCCAFSSRLMGRGHYVFDRRWDRMRLALHCMVEKHVNAQMWRKVPLAAESPLSLGSPSIITPSPSPLSPPPPLSFPPSTNGAFSLGPYTTAFPQDASAAGLFGIRDPSQPVAPVSALGKPRNGTTTKPIRPPGANGGAAKKRRTTRPPSSDTLRGNNSSYHTLTPTPMLSSGVPPISGRRKTLGHSAREVGVRAEDWYSNPDQTTTTPYPLTKDHPSPSPLTPSSLPPPSPLAYGGGVEGRKRRSPSAYGGGGKPSKVTKAAAGLDGIFRRNSTGLLASGPESPRQSKLHH; this is encoded by the exons ATG tgtGTCGTTGCCAGTAGTGAGTCTGGAGAAGATGCCATGTCTGGGCCGGGCAGAGAGGGGAACACACGTCAGAGTCAACTGCTTttcttcctcctgctcctctccctcctccctcaaacCCTCCCTGATCCCCCCAGCTCCCCTCAGGGGGTCTCGGGAAAAGCTGGTGAACGGCCGCGGGCCAACCACCCCTTGCTCCACCACAACACCCCCCAGCCCGGCTCGCTCTCCCCTGGACAAAcgaccctcctctaccccctcaccCTCCCCCTGAATCACCGcagaccctctccctcccccctggaCAGGAAACAGCAGAATGGAACCAAGACCCCCAGGCCTCATAGGAGACTGTCAG GGAGGGTGTTTGACCCGAACAAGCACTGTGGAGTCCAAGACCCAGAGAGCAAACGGTCCTGCACGCGATCACTCACCTGCAAG aCTCACTCCCTGATCCACCGACGGGCCGTCCCAGGCAGGCAGAAAGAGTTTGATATCCTCCTGGCGGAACACAAGGGCAGAGCGAAGGAGAAAGATAAGGAGGGGGCGAAGGAGAAAGATAAGgcgggagggcagaggagggagtCACAGGGAGGCAGTCAGAGCACCCGTGCCAATGATACTACCCCCTCCACCCTGCCCCCCCACTGCCACAATGGCAGAACTGTCTCCACTCTCAAACTGCGGCTGGCTAATGCACACAGACCCAG GGTACCCGGTAGTGGGGGTGCTGCTGTCCTATCCTCCACCCCCGTTCCCCCAGGCTCAACACAGGACCCCCCAGTCCCCGTCTGGCAGAGGGCAGGAGGGGACAGGGACGGTCGTCTGTCCAGTGATGAGGGCGACCCAGGAACACCAGATGGCCCTGACAGAGACGATGACCGACCATCCTGCCACTACTCCCCTCACCACCCTCGACCACTGGGG TGCTGTGCGTTCAGCAGCAGGCTGATGGGGCGTGGTCACTATGTGTTTGATCGGCGGTGGGACAGGATGAGGCTGGCGTTACACTGCATGGTGGAGAAACATGTCAACGCTCAGATGTGGAG AAAGGTGCCCCTTGCTGCTGAGAGCCCTCTCTCCCTCGGGAGCCCTTCTATCATCActccctcccccagccctctcagccctcctccccccctctccttccctccctccaccaacGGAGCCTTCTCCCTTGGGCCCTACACCACAGCCTTTCCCCAGGATGCATCAGCAGCAGGGTTGTTTGGCATCAGGGACCCCTCCCAGCCCGTGGCCCCTGTCTCCGCCCTAGGGAAACCCCGTAATGGCACTACCACCAAACCCATCAGGCCCCCAGGGGCCAATGGTGGCGCGGCCAAGAAGAGGAGGACCACCCGTCCACCTAGTTCTGACACTCTCAGGGGGAACAACAGCAGCTACCACACTCTGACTCCCACCCCCATGCTCAGCTCTGGCGTGCCCCCCATTAGTGGTAGGAGAAAGACCTTAGGACACAGTGCCAGGGAGGTTGGGGTCAGGGCTGAGGACTGGTACTCCAACCCTGACCAAACCACCACCACACCCTACCCCCTCACTAAGGACCACCCCAGCCCTTCACCCCTTACTCCcagctcccttcctcctcccagccccctgGCCTacggaggaggggtggaggggagaaagaggaggagcccCAGTGcatatggaggaggaggaaagccCAGTAAGGTGACCAAAGCAGcagcagggctggatggcatCTTCAGGAGGAACAGCACTGGACTTCTGGCCTCAGGCCCCGAGTCACCTCGACAG TCCAAGTTGCATCATTGA